One part of the Nymphaea colorata isolate Beijing-Zhang1983 chromosome 8, ASM883128v2, whole genome shotgun sequence genome encodes these proteins:
- the LOC116258576 gene encoding pentatricopeptide repeat-containing protein At3g49170, chloroplastic-like, with product MAIMASWTLHPSTINLNFLQDPLLLSNPNLPLHLFPSKPKHQYHHKQKINHGTYLKALQSPPNLRLLSTTATAWVKLLQENALPGEKLRCNIAQQTQFSVSDGKCCSVFNEGQMLAEMPQQSVASWNAMIIGHAKMNRHRDVLKLFVQMINTGLAPDEFSFPSALKACISVVDFFMFRQMHGLAVKSGVNPHPVVGSALVDGYAKIGWVDDAILAFVEIDEKDVVSWNAALGTFVQADLWEGAWEAFHEMLKAGIAPDHFTCATLLKACAALRCLWKGRQVHAMVITSGHASDVFVANSLIDMYGKFGDLDDSMLVFETMSTKDQVSWNTLISTYSNLGHPDEALQLFFRMQQAGFRTDRFNLGSILTACISLSDARIGRALHCFLMRRLLDSDVVLGSALIDLYAKSGRVNDARIVFNKLELKNLVSWNSMIAGFVQDGRVKEALDLYHEMILQDMEPDQHTYTVLLTLCGDEGHEHQGKQIHAHILRTIAKINLVLESALVDFYVKCGRLDDARKMFDRMDERNAYSWNALITGYEQQDQPDESLNLMHQMQQAGIKPDRFSLASILSASSSLLDLDRGKQIHGYVVRNNHMEEGTICCNLIDMHSKCGNLDCAYKVYSSTAQKDVFLQNVMLSAFIGYDRIEAARNLFDQMEEKTTVSWNTMITGYNRHGCEDETFKLYKRMREENSGLDGSTLVIMLDACANTAVLRQGKQLHACIIKSGNDQMIMINSAGVNMYAKCGDIESACKMFIMMPEKNIITWNTMIAGYAKHGCSKHVMHLFNQMQQEGVKPNDITFLSVMTACSHTGLIEDGLRIFISMLEDFELIPRIEHYNCMVDLLARAGYLDHAYDIIKAMPIKADVFSWGALLGACRLHNNIALGKLAAQNLFEMDSRNPANYVLLSNIYAAAEMWEEAKEIRRRMKSKCINKSPGVSWTEIDNKIHVFQAGDEQHPLSKEIYSLLIFLNSKMKTVGYAPDTNFVLQDVDDAEDYLLHHSERLAVALGLIRLPQSSTIRVFKNLRICGDCHTAMKLISTITNREIIIRDVNRFHHFRDGICSCGDYW from the coding sequence ATGGCGATAATGGCGTCCTGGACTCTCCACCCATCCACCATCAATCTCAACTTTCTTCAAGACCCACTTCTTCTATCTAACCCCAATCTTCCGCTTCATCTGTTCCCTTCGAAACCCAAGCACCAATACCATCACAAACAGAAAATCAACCATGGTACTTACCTCAAGGCATTGCAGTCGCCGCCAAACTTACGTCTTCTTTCCACAACTGCGACTGCATGGGTTAAGCTTCTGCAAGAGAATGCGTTGCCCGGTGAGAAGCTTCGATGCAACATTGCCCAGCAAACTCAGTTTTCGGTTTCTGATGGCAAATGCTGCAGTGTGTTCAACGAGGGCCAAATGCTTGCTGAAATGCCTCAACAAAGCGTGGCATCATGGAACGCCATGATCATTGGCCATGCCAAGATGAATAGACATAGGGATGTTCTGAAACTTTTTGTTCAGATGATCAACACTGGACTTGCACCTGATGAGTTCAGTTTCCCCAGCGCTCTGAAGGCGTGTATTTCTGTGGTAGACTTTTTCATGTTCAGGCAAATGCACGGTTTAGCGGTTAAATCCGGAGTGAATCCTCATCCGGTTGTTGGTAGTGCTTTGGTGGATGGGTATGCTAAAATTGGATGGGTTGATGATGCCATTTTGGCGTTTGTTGAGATTGATGAGAAGGATGTGGTTTCGTGGAATGCAGCACTTGGTACTTTTGTGCAGGCTGACCTCTGGGAAGGTGCATGGGAAGCATTTCATGAAATGCTGAAAGCTGGGATAGCACCCGATCATTTCACTTGCGCTACTCTGCTTAAGGCCTGTGCTGCTTTGAGGTGCTTGTGGAAAGGGAGGCAAGTTCATGCAATGGTTATCACCTCTGGCCATGCTTCTGATGTTTTTGTGGCCAATTCACTCATTGACATGTATGGTAAATTTGGAGATCTTGATGATAGCATGTTGGTGTTTGAGACCATGAGCACGAAGGACCAAGTGTCTTGGAACACATTAATTTCTACCTACTCTAATCTTGGCCATCCAGATGAAGCACTCCAATTGTTCTTTAGAATGCAACAAGCAGGTTTCAGGACCGACCGGTTCAATCTAGGAAGCATTCTCACGGCGTGCATAAGCCTGTCCGATGCAAGGATTGGAAGAGCGTTACATTGCTTCCTGATGAGAAGATTACTGGATTCAGACGTGGTACTTGGCAGTGCTTTGATAGACTTGTATGCAAAGAGTGGTAGAGTCAATGACGCGCGGATTGTATTCAATAAGTTGGAGCTGAAGAATTTAGTCTCGTGGAATTCAATGATTGCAGGGTTCGTCCAAGATGGTCGAGTCAAGGAAGCTCTTGATTTATACCATGAGATGATATTACAAGATATGGAACCAGATCAGCATACTTACACGGTACTGCTAACCTTATGTGGTGATGAAGGACATGAGCACCAAGGAAAGCAGATTCATGCTCACATTCTGAGAACAATTGCCAAAATTAATCTAGTCTTGGAATCCGCACTTGTTGATTTTTATGTCAAATGTGGAAGACTGGATGACGCGCGTAAGATGTTTGACAGAATGGATGAGAGAAATGCTTATTCATGGAATGCACTAATCACTGGATATGAACAACAGGATCAGCCAGATGAATCCTTAAATCTTATGCACCAAATGCAACAAGCGGGCATCAAACCTGACCGTTTTTCTCTTGCTAGCATACTCTCTGCAAGCAGCAGCCTTCTGGACCTCGATAGGGGAAAGCAAATTCATGGGTACGTTGTAAGAAACAATCATATGGAGGAAGGAACTATCTGCTGTAATCTCATAGACATGCACTCGAAGTGTGGAAATCTGGATTGCGCATACAAGGTGTATAGTAGCACCGCCCAGAAGGATGTGTTCCTTCAGAATGTGATGCTTTCAGCATTTATTGGCTATGACAGGATTGAAGCAGCGAGAAATCTGTTTGatcaaatggaagagaagacCACTGTCTCATGGAACACAATGATTACAGGATACAACAGGCATGGATGTGAGGATGAGACCTTCAAactatacaaaagaatgagggaAGAAAACAGTGGGTTGGATGGGTCAACACTGGTTATAATGCTTGATGCATGCGCCAATACAGCTGTTCTTAGGCAGGGAAAACAGTTGCATGCTTGCATAATTAAATCAGGCAACGACCAAATGATCATGATTAACAGTGCTGGTGTCAACATGTACGCAAAATGTGGCGACATTGAGAGCGCTTGCAAAATGTTCATTATGATGCCTGAGAAAAACATCATCACGTGGAACACCATGATTGCTGGCTATGCAAAACACGGCTGCAGCAAACATGTCATGCATCTGTTCAACCAGATGCAGCAAGAGGGTGTCAAGCCAAATGATATCACCTTTCTTTCAGTAATGACGGCATGTAGTCACACTGGCTTGATTGAAGATGGCTTGAGAATTTTCATCTCCATGCTGGAGGACTTTGAACTTATTCCCAGAATCGAGCACTATAATTGCATGGTCGATCTGCTTGCTCGAGCAGGTTACCTGGACCATGCATATGATATCATCAAAGCAATGCCTATTAAAGCAGATGTCTTCAGTTGGGGAGCGTTACTAGGAGCCTGCAGATTGCATAATAATATAGCCCTGGGAAAACTTGCAGCTCAGAACCTGTTTGAAATGGATTCTAGAAACCCTGCAAATTATGTTttattatcaaatatttatgcaGCAGCGGAAATGTgggaagaagcaaaagaaattaGAAGGCGAATGAAAAGTAAATGCATTAACAAGAGTCCTGGAGTCAGCTGGACAGAGATAGATAATAAAATACACGTTTTCCAAGCTGGTGATGAGCAGCACCCACTAAGTAAAGAGATTTATTCGttgctgatttttttaaattcgaAAATGAAAACAGTCGGATATGCACCAGATACTAACTTTGTACTTCAAGATGTGGATGATGCAGAAGACTACCTACTGCACCACAGTGAGAGATTAGCAGTAGCTTTAGGACTCATTCGTTTGCCACAAAGTTCCACAATCAGAGTCTTCAAGAACTTACGGATATGCGGAGACTGCCATACCGCTATGAAACTCATTTCTACTATTACCAACAGAGAAATCATTATCAGGGACGTCAACAGGTTTCATCATTTTAGAGATGGAATCTGCTCTTGTGGGGATTACTGGTAA
- the LOC116258597 gene encoding SUPPRESSOR OF ABI3-5, whose protein sequence is MAEEEPSSSRSHLKRRAVEDLISEIEPNKRPKQREVKFPKGKKAKQGVEPLFDDASAGGGGPVRSTDPRVAAKERAVRRNQITAELFKDQDKGTPADIASAEVDYEDEENLDDEGVPIEPFNLNKEREEGYFDSAGNFVEYRVEKDEIKDAWIDSVGVSVRPVDKSFKKPEDTGDDYHDLSSAEIGRIKRRIANLLEPGETVLHALRRLKGTSNDKGKRGKMSGEAKALFDQLTDDSMKLMESGDYNVYHDKQETFVREAEGYERIASAKDGKPADDANDLDSHVAGETFPKDAEPMTDDIFSNDADPGVASISMPNSVQDMSADHDAFDMFGEEDETGTSNPTTKNDGVDSDSISPPSQAVEPSEDNPVSQSGDDQQTDYVFDESSGYYYSASLGYYYDPTSGLFCCSTSGKWYAFNEQSNTYVEVQEDGSFVAS, encoded by the exons ATGGCGGAAGAAGAGCCTTCGTCCTCGCGCTCTCACCTGAAACGGCGTGCTGTCGAAGATCTTATCTCTGAAATCGAGCCGAATAAGCGCCCCAA GCAGAGAGAAGTGAAATTCCCCAAAGGGAAGAAGGCTAAGCAGGGGGTTGAGCCCTTGTTCGATGATGCCTCTGCAGGTGGTGGCGGACCAGTTCGCTCGACGGACCCTCGGGTCGCTGCAAAGGAGAGGGCGGTCCGTCGGAACCAGATCACCGCGGAGCTGTTCAAGGACCAGGACAAGGGAACACCTGCAGATATCGCCTCGGCGGAGGTCGACTATGAG GATGAGGAAAATTTGGACGACGAGGGTGTTCCCATCGAGCCTTTCAActtaaacaaagagagagaagaagggtATTTTGATTCGGCTGGAAATTTTGTAGAATACCGAGTTGAGAAAGACGAAATTAAG GATGCATGGATAGACAGTGTTGGTGTCAGTGTGAGGCCCGTGGATAAAAGTTTTAAGAAACCTGAGGACACGGGGGATGATTACCATGATCTCTCTTCTGCAGAAATTGGAAGGATCAAGAGACGCATAGCTAACCTGCTCGAACCAGGAGAAACG GTTTTGCATGCTTTAAGAAGGCTCAAAGGAACCTCAAATGATAAGGGTAAACGAGGAAAAATGTCTGGAGAAGCAAAGGCTTTATTTGACCAGCTAACTGATGATTCAATGAAACTAATGGAGAGTGGTGATTACA ATGTTTATCATGACAAGCAGGAAACTTTCGTGCGAGAAGCAG AGGGATATGAGCGCATAGCCTCTGCAAAGGATGGCAAACCTGCTGATGATGCCAATGATCTTGATTCCCACGTGGCAGGAGAGACATTTCCAAAGGATGCAGAGCCAATGACTGATGATATATTTTCAAATGATGCAGATCCAGGAGTTGCCTCTATTTCAATGCCTAATTCAGTCCAGGATATGTCTGCTGACCATGATGCATTTGACATGTTTGGTGAGGAGGATGAGACGGGTACATCAAACCCAACTACCAAAAACGATGGTGTGGATTCTGATTCAATTTCTCCACCGTCCCAGGCTGTTGAACCTAGCGAAGACAATCCTGTTTCCCAATCAG GAGATGATCAGCAAACAGATTATGTGTTTGATGAGTCATCAGG GTACTATTACAGTGCCAGCTTGGGATATTATTATGACCCTACGTCTGGACTTTTTTGCTGCAGTACATCGGGAAAATG GTATGCATTTAATGAGCAGAGTAACACATACGTAGAAGTACAGGAGGACGGGTCATTTGTTGCAAGTTAG
- the LOC116258596 gene encoding microtubule-associated protein 70-1-like isoform X2 produces the protein MADASGEGSREGSAPELSCSGNGSAGTPALTVSGSFKVKKKSVMRPSLDADEFINLLHGSDPVKVELNRLENEVRDKDRELSEAQAEIKALKLSERQREKAVEELREELAKVEGKLKLTESLLESKNLEIKKINDEKKASLAAQFAAEATLRRVHAAQKDDDMPPIEAILAPLEAEIKLARQEIAKLQDDNKALDRLTKSKEAALIEAERTVEIALAKASLVDDLQNKNQELMKQIEICQEENKILDKMHRLKVAEVEKLSQTVHELEEAVLAGGAAANAVRDYQRKVQEMNEERKTLDRELARAKVTANRVAVVVANEWKDANDKVMPVKQWLEERRVLQGEMQQLRDKLAVVERAARSEAQLKEKYQLRLKVLVESLRVSTNGTTRSSSEGRSVSNGLPRRQSLGGADNISKLTTSGSLSKRLSSHSFHSRSSISSSNSMVLRHAKGASRSFDGGSRSLNQSKILSNGTEASHSVDEDSKRTRDSETHNSWEDSPDGKFNEVPKGDGNEYVSVLLYDMLQKEVIALRKASLEKDETLKDKDEAIEMLGKKVDTLTKAMEVEAKKMRREVAAMEKEVAAMRLEKEQEQRAKRLSSSKGSMSSQVLLGR, from the exons ATGGCGGATGCTTCCGGCGAGGGAAGCCGAGAAGGTTCGGCACCGGAGCTAAGCTGCAGCGGCAATGGTTCAGCGGGGACGCCGGCGCTGACTGTCTCTGGTTCGTTCAAGGTGAAAAAGAAGAGCGTGATGCGGCCGAGCCTGGATGCCGATGAGTTCATTAACCTCTTACACGGTTCGGATCCGGTAAAAGTCGAGCTCAATCGGCTAGAAAATGAAGTTAGAG aCAAGGATCGTGAGTTATCCGAGGCTCAGGCGGAGATTAAAGCGTTGAAATTGTCCGAAAGGCAGAGGGAGAAGGCGGTGGAGGAG CTCAGGGAGGAATTGGCGAAGGTGGAAGGGAAGCTCAAGCTGACAGAGTCTCTTCTGGAAAGCAAG AACcttgaaattaagaaaataaatgatgAGAAAAAGGCATCGTTGGCTGCACAATTTGCTGCGGAGGCAACACTCCGAAGGGTTCATGCTGCTCAGAAAGATGATGACATGCCCCCAATTGAAGCCATTCTTGCACCACTGGAGGCAGAGATTAAGCTTGCTCGCCAAGAG attGCAAAATTGCAGGATGACAATAAGGCATTAGACCGCCTTACTAAATCAAAAGAAGCAGCGTTGATTGAAGCTGAAAGAACTGTTGAGATTGCATTGGCAAAAGCTTCTTTGGTGGATGATCTGCAAAATAAGAACCAAGAGCTAATGAAACAAATAGAAATATGCCAG gaagaaaacaaaattttggataaaaTGCACCGTCTGAAGGTTGCGGAAGTTGAAAAGCTCAGCCAAACTGTACATGAACTGGAAGAAGCTGTTCTAGCTGGTGGTGCAGCTGCAAATGCTGTGAGAGATTATCAGCGTAAAGTTCAAGAGATGAAT GAGGAAAGGAAGACCCTCGATAGGGAGTTGGCCCGTGCGAAGGTCACGGCAAATAGGGTTGCTGTTGTGGTGGCAAATGAATGGAAAGATGCGAATGATAAAGTTATGCCAGTCAAACAATGGCTCGAAGAAAGAAGAGTTTTGCAG gGGGAGATGCAACAGCTCCGAGATAAACTTGCTGTGGTAGAGCGTGCTGCTAGATCTGAAGCACAGTtaaaa GAAAAATATCAGCTTCGATTGAAAGTTCTTGTGGAAAGCTTGAGAGTATCTACAAATGGTACCACAAGGTCTTCCTCAGAGGGAAGAAGTGTCAGCAATGGTCTGCCACGGCGGCAGTCCCTTGGCGGAGCAGATAATATTTCTAAACTGACAACCAGTGGCTCTCTCTCTAAGCGGCTGTCTTCCCACTCTTTCCATTCAAGGTCTTCCATTTCAAGCAGCAATAGCATGGTGTTGAGACATGCAAAAGGGGCATCGAGGTCCTTTGATGGTGGTAGTAGGTCATTAAATCAGAGCAAGATCCTGTCAAATGGAACAGAAGCTAGCCATTCTGTTGATGAAGATTCAAAAAGAACTAGAGATAGTGAGACACATAATTCTTGGGAGGATAGCCCTGACGGGAAGTTCAATGAAGTTCCAAAAGGTGATGGCAATGAATATGTCTCTGTGTTGTTATATGATATGCTACAGAAAGAGGTTATAGCATTGAGGAAAGCTAGTCTGGAAAAGGATGAAACCCTCAAAGATAAGGATGAAGCCATTGAG ATGCTGGGAAAGAAGGTAGACACACTAACGAAGGCAATGGAGGTGGAGGCTAAGAAGATGAGAAGGGAAGTTGCTGCTATGGAGAAGGAGGTAGCAGCTATGCGGcttgaaaaagaacaagaacaaagaGCAAAGCGACTGAGTAGTTCCAAGGGTTCCATGAGCTCTCAGGTGCTTCTTGGGCGGTAG
- the LOC116258596 gene encoding microtubule-associated protein 70-1-like isoform X1 → MADASGEGSREGSAPELSCSGNGSAGTPALTVSGSFKVKKKSVMRPSLDADEFINLLHGSDPVKVELNRLENEVRDKDRELSEAQAEIKALKLSERQREKAVEELREELAKVEGKLKLTESLLESKNLEIKKINDEKKASLAAQFAAEATLRRVHAAQKDDDMPPIEAILAPLEAEIKLARQEIAKLQDDNKALDRLTKSKEAALIEAERTVEIALAKASLVDDLQNKNQELMKQIEICQEENKILDKMHRLKVAEVEKLSQTVHELEEAVLAGGAAANAVRDYQRKVQEMNEERKTLDRELARAKVTANRVAVVVANEWKDANDKVMPVKQWLEERRVLQGEMQQLRDKLAVVERAARSEAQLKEKYQLRLKVLVESLRVSTNGTTRSSSEGRSVSNGLPRRQSLGGADNISKLTTSGSLSKRLSSHSFHSRSSISSSNSMVLRHAKGASRSFDGGSRSLNQSKILSNGTEASHSVDEDSKRTRDSETHNSWEDSPDGKFNEVPKGDGNEYVSVLLYDMLQKEVIALRKASLEKDETLKDKDEAIEMLGKKVDTLTKAMEVEAKKMRREVAAMEKEVAAMRLEKEQEQRAKRLSSSKGSMSSQVLLGRH, encoded by the exons ATGGCGGATGCTTCCGGCGAGGGAAGCCGAGAAGGTTCGGCACCGGAGCTAAGCTGCAGCGGCAATGGTTCAGCGGGGACGCCGGCGCTGACTGTCTCTGGTTCGTTCAAGGTGAAAAAGAAGAGCGTGATGCGGCCGAGCCTGGATGCCGATGAGTTCATTAACCTCTTACACGGTTCGGATCCGGTAAAAGTCGAGCTCAATCGGCTAGAAAATGAAGTTAGAG aCAAGGATCGTGAGTTATCCGAGGCTCAGGCGGAGATTAAAGCGTTGAAATTGTCCGAAAGGCAGAGGGAGAAGGCGGTGGAGGAG CTCAGGGAGGAATTGGCGAAGGTGGAAGGGAAGCTCAAGCTGACAGAGTCTCTTCTGGAAAGCAAG AACcttgaaattaagaaaataaatgatgAGAAAAAGGCATCGTTGGCTGCACAATTTGCTGCGGAGGCAACACTCCGAAGGGTTCATGCTGCTCAGAAAGATGATGACATGCCCCCAATTGAAGCCATTCTTGCACCACTGGAGGCAGAGATTAAGCTTGCTCGCCAAGAG attGCAAAATTGCAGGATGACAATAAGGCATTAGACCGCCTTACTAAATCAAAAGAAGCAGCGTTGATTGAAGCTGAAAGAACTGTTGAGATTGCATTGGCAAAAGCTTCTTTGGTGGATGATCTGCAAAATAAGAACCAAGAGCTAATGAAACAAATAGAAATATGCCAG gaagaaaacaaaattttggataaaaTGCACCGTCTGAAGGTTGCGGAAGTTGAAAAGCTCAGCCAAACTGTACATGAACTGGAAGAAGCTGTTCTAGCTGGTGGTGCAGCTGCAAATGCTGTGAGAGATTATCAGCGTAAAGTTCAAGAGATGAAT GAGGAAAGGAAGACCCTCGATAGGGAGTTGGCCCGTGCGAAGGTCACGGCAAATAGGGTTGCTGTTGTGGTGGCAAATGAATGGAAAGATGCGAATGATAAAGTTATGCCAGTCAAACAATGGCTCGAAGAAAGAAGAGTTTTGCAG gGGGAGATGCAACAGCTCCGAGATAAACTTGCTGTGGTAGAGCGTGCTGCTAGATCTGAAGCACAGTtaaaa GAAAAATATCAGCTTCGATTGAAAGTTCTTGTGGAAAGCTTGAGAGTATCTACAAATGGTACCACAAGGTCTTCCTCAGAGGGAAGAAGTGTCAGCAATGGTCTGCCACGGCGGCAGTCCCTTGGCGGAGCAGATAATATTTCTAAACTGACAACCAGTGGCTCTCTCTCTAAGCGGCTGTCTTCCCACTCTTTCCATTCAAGGTCTTCCATTTCAAGCAGCAATAGCATGGTGTTGAGACATGCAAAAGGGGCATCGAGGTCCTTTGATGGTGGTAGTAGGTCATTAAATCAGAGCAAGATCCTGTCAAATGGAACAGAAGCTAGCCATTCTGTTGATGAAGATTCAAAAAGAACTAGAGATAGTGAGACACATAATTCTTGGGAGGATAGCCCTGACGGGAAGTTCAATGAAGTTCCAAAAGGTGATGGCAATGAATATGTCTCTGTGTTGTTATATGATATGCTACAGAAAGAGGTTATAGCATTGAGGAAAGCTAGTCTGGAAAAGGATGAAACCCTCAAAGATAAGGATGAAGCCATTGAG ATGCTGGGAAAGAAGGTAGACACACTAACGAAGGCAATGGAGGTGGAGGCTAAGAAGATGAGAAGGGAAGTTGCTGCTATGGAGAAGGAGGTAGCAGCTATGCGGcttgaaaaagaacaagaacaaagaGCAAAGCGACTGAGTAGTTCCAAGGGTTCCATGAGCTCTCAGGTGCTTCTTGGGCG ACATTGA
- the LOC116259575 gene encoding aspartic proteinase PCS1-like, translating to MVFSVSSLPFSLPALLLVFSLHVSTPTAHLHQNQSFSFPIFTLPLSGNSSALSHFRHSVQLISPPMRNHFLYQSALSAQLAIGSPPQIQYMMLDTATDFTWVPCGSSEGDPIFISTSSQSFSPLSCNALACWFPREDGSILISCSSQYICQYSFTYTNINQPRGYFASDVINFPQTNYPGYRITFGCRSNSTELTGVLGLNLGMLSFVKQSNIPRFSYCIPGHKPQARGTLVIGNNPNSASLKYTRLQSIGNKNLPYYDYDAYSLKIQGIMVGNRVLSILSSVFEPGHMGAGQTIISSATLFTHLVMDAYREVRREFLRQNWKLVSKVSTMYAGLGGLDLCFELGSAGSNYIEGLSGVVLVFDGGVELRVEKDKLLAELEPGLWCFTFGGTDLVGLRASIIGTYHQQDLWVEYDIDGAAIGFAPADCSKLS from the coding sequence ATGGTGTTCTCAGTgtcttctcttcccttctctttaCCAGCACTGCTTCTTGTGTTCTCCCTTCATGTTTCAACACCAACTGCACACCTACACCAAAACCAATCCTTCTCCTTTCCAATCTTCACTCTTCCACTCTCTGGGAATTCTTCTGCTCTTTCCCATTTCAGACATAGTGTGCAATTAATCTCCCCACCCATGAGAAATCACTTCTTATACCAGTCTGCCCTTTCTGCCCAACTAGCCATTGGATCCCCTCCCCAGATCCAATACATGATGCTAGACACTGCTACTGACTTTACATGGGTTCCATGTGGATCCAGTGAGGGGGATCCAATCTTCATATCTACATCCTCCCAGTCCTTTTCTCCACTTAGTTGCAATGCTTTGGCTTGCTGGTTTCCCAGAGAAGATGGCTCAATTTTGATATCTTGCAGCAGCCAGTATATATGCCAGTACTCTTTCACCTACACAAATATCAACCAACCTAGAGGCTACTTTGCATCGGATGTGATTAACTTTCCTCAGACAAATTATCCTGGATATCGAATTACTTTCGGTTGCCGCAGCAACTCCACCGAATTAACCGGCGTTCTTGGACTGAACCTTGGCATGCTGTCATTCGTCAAGCAATCAAACATACCAAGATTCTCTTACTGCATTCCAGGCCATAAGCCACAGGCGCGTGGAACACTGGTCATAGGCAACAACCCAAACTCAGCATCACTCAAGTACACAAGGTTACAGAGCATAGGAAACAAGAACTTGCCTTACTATGACTATGATGCATACTCATTGAAGATACAGGGGATCATGGTGGGAAACAGAGTTCTTAGCATCTTGAGTTCGGTTTTCGAGCCCGGGCACATGGGTGCTGGGCAAACAATCATCAGCTCTGCAACTTTGTTTACCCATCTGGTTATGGATGCTTATAGGGAAGTTAGGAGAGAGTTCTTGAGACAAAATTGGAAGTTGGTGAGCAAAGTTAGCACAATGTATGCAGGCTTAGGGGGCCTAGACCTGTGTTTTGAGCTTGGTTCAGCTGGATCAAACTACATAGAGGGACTCTCTGGGGTGGTGCTGGTGTTTGATGGTGGGGTTGAGCTAAGGGTTGAAAAGGATAAGTTACTTGCAGAGCTTGAGCCAGGATTATGGTGTTTTACATTTGGAGGAACAGATTTAGTTGGTTTAAGGGCCAGCATCATTGGGACTTATCACCAGCAGGATCTGTGGGTTGAATACGATATCGATGGCGCGGCGATAGGGTTTGCTCCGGCTGATTGCAGCAAATTATCATGA